One Thalassotalea hakodatensis DNA segment encodes these proteins:
- a CDS encoding mandelate racemase/muconate lactonizing enzyme family protein — MKITHVEIFDIECPERPPWNPVFVRVHTDEGITGVGEAGLAYDWGHSAAAAMIKEISEAVLIGFDPFSTELLWTKMLRESFWGLGGGPVLYSAMSAIDTALWDIKGKALKLPVYQLLGGKVNDELRTYASQLQFDWDKECKKLIEPAEYAEAALKAVAEGYDAVKVDPIVYNQDGSSSFDRTKLFTAPQMRLFGDRLRAIRNAVGDDVDIIFESHSLMGAASAIQMGKIVEEVGCMMYEEPVNYLNTKVHKKVSDRVNVPIAGGERLYHRWDVRPYFEDQSIDVLQPDVGLCGGFTEAKKVCDYADTYDIRIQAHVCGGPVATAASLHLETAIPNFLIHEHHTYAIKHWNRELCIQDPQPKNGIFKVSEAPGIGIELNDQIVKRSPNVTVNALKA, encoded by the coding sequence ATGAAAATAACACATGTAGAAATTTTTGATATTGAATGCCCTGAAAGACCACCTTGGAACCCTGTTTTTGTGAGAGTTCATACTGACGAAGGTATTACTGGTGTGGGTGAAGCAGGGTTAGCATATGATTGGGGCCATAGCGCAGCGGCAGCTATGATTAAAGAAATATCCGAAGCGGTATTAATCGGCTTCGACCCTTTTAGTACTGAACTGCTGTGGACAAAAATGTTAAGAGAAAGTTTTTGGGGGCTTGGCGGTGGTCCTGTGCTTTATTCTGCGATGAGTGCTATTGATACTGCGTTATGGGATATCAAAGGTAAGGCGTTAAAATTGCCAGTTTATCAATTACTCGGCGGAAAGGTGAATGATGAATTACGCACGTATGCAAGTCAGTTACAATTTGATTGGGACAAAGAATGTAAGAAGTTAATCGAGCCTGCTGAGTATGCCGAAGCCGCTTTAAAAGCAGTGGCAGAAGGTTATGATGCGGTGAAAGTTGACCCCATTGTTTATAACCAAGATGGTAGCTCTTCTTTTGATCGAACCAAGTTATTTACGGCTCCTCAAATGCGGTTATTTGGTGATCGTTTACGTGCGATCAGAAATGCAGTGGGTGATGATGTTGATATTATTTTTGAATCTCATTCACTTATGGGAGCTGCATCAGCTATTCAAATGGGGAAGATTGTTGAAGAAGTGGGCTGTATGATGTATGAAGAACCCGTGAATTATCTTAATACTAAAGTACATAAAAAGGTTTCTGATCGAGTCAACGTACCAATAGCAGGCGGGGAGCGATTATATCATCGTTGGGATGTACGCCCATACTTTGAAGATCAAAGCATTGATGTATTACAACCTGATGTAGGTTTATGTGGTGGTTTTACCGAAGCAAAGAAAGTGTGTGATTATGCTGACACTTACGATATTCGTATACAAGCACATGTTTGTGGCGGGCCAGTAGCTACGGCGGCATCTTTGCACTTGGAAACGGCGATCCCTAATTTTTTAATTCATGAGCATCATACCTACGCGATTAAGCATTGGAATCGTGAATTATGCATACAAGATCCACAGCCTAAAAACGGTATCTTTAAGGTATCAGAAGCGCCAGGTATTGGTATTGAGCTTAATGATCAAATAGTAAAACGTTCACCTAACGTGACTGTGAATGCGTTAAAAGCTTAA
- the recN gene encoding DNA repair protein RecN encodes MLIHLSIQNFAIVKSLEVEWRSGMTTITGETGAGKSIAIDALGLCLGDRAVTNVVRPHCKQATLVATFDISKNPKAISWLTNNDFSIDDECILRRVISSEGRSKSYINGTPVPLAQLKDISQLLINIHGQHDHQLITKSHTQKHMLDAFANHHELVDSVKFYYQKWQGLTQELASLQETQQSREAQQQLLQYQVNELDDFSILADEFTQLEQDYKKFSNCQHLLDNSLQALHLLSDNEQFNINDALRSCIEKVADIANVDQHISPVIEQMNEALLQLEDASQELQSYHERLELDPEHFQHIEDRYSTAIQLAKKHQIQPEALYQLHHDLKQQLTMISSDETRLTHLHQDIDEAKSQYLDTAQALTQSRQTSAEKLSALITDSMRELNMEHGQFNVAINSNPADKMSATGSDDINFLVSLNPGQALDIMSKVASGGELSRISLALQVILSHQITAPSLIFDEVDVGISGPTAAMVGTKLQQLAANTQVICVTHLPQVASKGHQQLFVSKLTDGEHTETNVTELSQQARVQEIARLLAGDQITDSSLANAQELLAS; translated from the coding sequence ATGCTTATACATTTATCGATTCAAAATTTTGCCATTGTAAAATCGTTAGAAGTTGAATGGCGTTCCGGAATGACCACCATCACCGGTGAAACGGGTGCGGGTAAATCAATCGCTATTGATGCATTAGGCTTATGTTTAGGAGATAGAGCCGTTACTAACGTTGTTCGTCCACATTGCAAACAAGCTACGTTGGTCGCGACATTCGATATATCAAAAAATCCAAAAGCAATAAGCTGGTTAACTAACAATGACTTTTCTATTGATGATGAATGTATTTTAAGACGTGTTATATCTAGTGAAGGGCGTTCGAAGTCATACATTAATGGAACTCCTGTTCCACTTGCTCAACTTAAAGATATTAGTCAGCTATTGATTAATATTCACGGACAGCATGATCATCAATTAATCACCAAAAGTCATACTCAAAAGCACATGCTTGACGCCTTTGCTAACCATCATGAGTTAGTAGATTCAGTAAAGTTTTATTACCAAAAATGGCAAGGTTTAACTCAAGAGTTAGCAAGTTTACAAGAAACTCAACAAAGCCGAGAGGCACAACAACAATTATTGCAATATCAAGTAAATGAGCTTGATGATTTTTCGATATTAGCAGACGAGTTTACCCAATTAGAGCAAGACTATAAGAAATTTAGTAACTGCCAACACCTACTCGATAACTCTCTACAAGCGCTTCATTTACTCAGCGATAATGAACAATTTAACATTAACGATGCCTTACGATCTTGTATCGAAAAAGTTGCTGATATTGCCAACGTAGATCAACACATTTCTCCAGTTATCGAACAAATGAATGAAGCATTACTTCAATTAGAGGACGCGAGCCAAGAACTACAAAGCTACCATGAACGCTTAGAGCTTGACCCAGAACACTTTCAACATATAGAAGATAGATATTCAACAGCCATTCAACTAGCGAAGAAACATCAAATACAGCCAGAAGCTTTATACCAATTGCATCATGATCTTAAGCAACAATTAACCATGATTAGCTCTGATGAAACACGCTTAACACATTTACATCAAGATATTGATGAGGCTAAAAGTCAATACTTGGATACTGCACAGGCATTAACTCAATCACGCCAAACCTCTGCTGAAAAATTAAGTGCATTAATTACCGACAGTATGCGTGAGCTTAATATGGAACATGGTCAATTTAATGTAGCAATCAATAGTAACCCTGCTGATAAGATGTCTGCAACGGGTAGTGACGACATTAACTTCTTAGTAAGTTTAAACCCAGGGCAAGCATTAGATATCATGAGCAAAGTTGCCTCTGGTGGTGAATTGTCAAGAATAAGCCTAGCTCTGCAAGTTATTTTATCTCATCAAATTACCGCACCAAGCTTAATATTTGATGAAGTAGATGTTGGTATAAGTGGCCCTACAGCGGCAATGGTCGGTACAAAGCTGCAGCAACTTGCTGCAAATACACAAGTTATTTGTGTCACCCACTTGCCACAAGTCGCGAGTAAAGGCCACCAGCAGCTCTTCGTCAGTAAATTAACCGATGGTGAACATACTGAAACAAATGTTACGGAACTTAGCCAACAAGCACGCGTCCAAGAAATTGCGCGATTACTCGCTGGTGACCAAATAACAGACTCAAGTTTGGCAAATGCACAAGAATTATTAGCAAGTTAA
- a CDS encoding TetR/AcrR family transcriptional regulator encodes MTKTVEKMAYHHGDLYQTLLDNATNMLSKKGIEALSLRKLAEKSGVSRTAAYHHFADKHDLLCAIAAKGFTQWRSIADDIANNKNSKIETQYRNFVYRYLDFATSNPHLYNLMFGHTIWQSNNVSEQLKKAAYPTFSQQVEMVNHWQEQQLLPNEHSSLRMSQVVWGTLHGIAKLTIDGIYTEPSSIEQMCECAIDLMIKQHH; translated from the coding sequence ATGACAAAAACCGTAGAAAAAATGGCGTATCATCACGGTGATCTTTATCAAACCTTACTTGATAACGCCACGAACATGCTGTCTAAAAAGGGAATTGAAGCGCTTTCTTTACGTAAACTCGCAGAGAAATCAGGCGTTTCAAGAACGGCTGCATACCATCATTTTGCTGACAAACATGACTTGCTTTGTGCTATTGCCGCAAAGGGCTTTACACAGTGGCGTTCTATTGCAGACGATATCGCAAATAATAAAAATTCCAAGATTGAAACCCAATATCGTAATTTTGTCTATCGCTACTTAGATTTTGCCACGAGTAATCCTCATTTATATAACCTGATGTTTGGGCATACTATTTGGCAATCTAACAACGTTAGTGAGCAACTTAAAAAAGCTGCTTATCCCACTTTTAGTCAACAGGTTGAGATGGTTAATCATTGGCAAGAGCAACAATTGCTACCAAATGAACATTCATCGTTAAGAATGTCACAAGTTGTTTGGGGAACGTTACATGGTATTGCTAAATTAACAATAGATGGCATATATACTGAACCATCAAGTATCGAACAAATGTGCGAGTGCGCAATTGACTTAATGATAAAACAACATCATTAG
- a CDS encoding DUF2897 family protein, translated as MNIYSYLLIFLCLAFIVGAVMIIFQSARKFKLTDEQRKNIKIREAEQRKKDKQEE; from the coding sequence ATGAATATATACAGTTATCTACTCATTTTTTTGTGTTTAGCATTCATCGTTGGCGCAGTGATGATTATCTTTCAATCAGCACGGAAGTTCAAGTTAACCGATGAGCAACGTAAAAACATCAAAATACGTGAAGCAGAGCAGCGAAAAAAAGACAAACAAGAAGAGTAG
- a CDS encoding TonB-dependent receptor → MKKSRYTKIFTRSLTAIAISSVIGMSTASAEDIRGVISVTQGVATDIIVKAVNVDTGTTRSIELDDDGSYRLAKLPTGIYEVTVSKGNRVLALEQVRVSLGKNTITNFEVAAPSNDTEVIQVVASSVATLDLASSDSGLIIGEAEIDRMPVNRNLTSVALLAPGVVQGDQSFGANTASFGGSSVAENICYINGMEVTNTRNGLGCGELPFEFYKEFQVKTGGYSARYGRATGGAINATAKKGTNEWEFAVTGTYSPESWRSDDRQIARSNGGSGTIYRDESLDELTQKEMTFSVGGPIIKDKLFMYAIINPKSTKQSLTFQPSFWDHYLANNQYRKRESSGGDNLFWGATIDWDISDNHRLSYFGYSNRSDTQETIFAYNNNGEGVVGNETGTQIRKRGGETHSISYTGYITDDLIVTAMAGRIETEYETSASNIACSTVNEARDNVTTPAVSCGPGGAYGENNDTNTQYALDLEYTIGDHTITAGIESQERDTTRFNIPTGPDGGHSWTYYTVQPGASIQGNDGVLFTNTSDQPQDYVRDRVFSNEEKGGGFTSDIKAYFIEDVWTLSDDLTLTLGLRVDDFENTGVTGRVISSFTTDVAPRLGFSWDPTGDGESKLFGTFGQYYLPIANNTIYRAASGVDDRTTHYTFTGVDPTTGEPIGITPVNGTKSNSEVVNSTATFPEEKTFVSNNAEPFSKIEYILGYETMLSDEYSMLVKGTYRYVDSALDDYCGQYSNAHCLMINPGKDAIFYTDADDDGLADTDTPVKYDNATTVQLPKGENKYYALETTLKYKVEDFSWTASYTWSHSYGNFEGAVKSDNGQTDAGVTTDFDFPALMDGSYGNLPNDRRHVLKFFGSYNVTEQFVLGWNSTLASGRPRGIQGGSYWSTDQDLYGSYGDTYYVTQDDGSITYHPRGSNGTTPWTFRLDLSASYTFNVKGIDMRASLDIFNVLDNSQPVSIVDNYEGIGWTAGGRNQFYGAPLDWQTPRFATLNFEARF, encoded by the coding sequence ATGAAAAAATCTCGATATACTAAGATTTTTACCCGCTCACTTACCGCTATTGCCATTTCTTCAGTAATCGGAATGTCTACGGCTAGTGCAGAAGATATTAGAGGTGTAATTTCAGTTACACAGGGTGTTGCAACAGATATTATCGTAAAAGCTGTTAACGTAGATACAGGAACAACTCGTAGTATTGAATTAGACGATGATGGTAGTTATCGATTAGCAAAATTACCTACAGGTATTTATGAGGTGACCGTTTCTAAAGGTAATCGCGTTTTAGCACTTGAACAAGTACGTGTGTCACTTGGTAAAAATACCATCACCAACTTTGAGGTTGCTGCGCCTAGCAATGACACTGAAGTTATTCAAGTGGTCGCATCTTCCGTTGCTACACTCGATTTAGCGTCGTCTGATTCAGGCCTCATTATCGGAGAGGCAGAAATTGATCGCATGCCAGTCAATCGTAACTTAACATCTGTTGCTTTATTAGCTCCGGGTGTTGTTCAAGGTGATCAATCTTTTGGTGCAAATACTGCTTCATTTGGTGGATCTTCTGTTGCCGAAAATATATGTTATATCAATGGCATGGAAGTAACCAACACACGTAATGGATTAGGTTGTGGTGAACTACCTTTTGAATTTTATAAAGAATTCCAAGTGAAAACCGGCGGCTACTCCGCTCGCTACGGCCGTGCCACTGGTGGTGCCATCAATGCTACAGCGAAAAAAGGTACCAATGAGTGGGAATTTGCAGTCACTGGTACATACTCGCCAGAATCATGGCGAAGTGATGATCGACAAATAGCGCGTTCGAATGGCGGTTCAGGCACCATTTACCGCGATGAAAGCCTTGATGAATTAACCCAAAAAGAAATGACCTTCTCTGTTGGTGGGCCTATCATCAAAGATAAGCTATTTATGTACGCCATTATTAATCCTAAAAGTACTAAACAAAGTTTAACTTTTCAGCCATCATTTTGGGATCATTATTTAGCGAATAATCAATACAGAAAACGCGAATCTTCAGGTGGCGACAATTTATTTTGGGGTGCAACCATTGATTGGGACATTAGTGATAATCACCGATTAAGCTATTTTGGTTATTCAAACAGATCTGACACTCAAGAAACTATTTTTGCCTATAACAATAATGGTGAAGGTGTCGTAGGTAACGAAACAGGTACCCAAATCAGAAAACGCGGAGGCGAAACACACAGCATTAGTTACACCGGTTATATTACTGATGATTTAATTGTCACAGCAATGGCTGGTCGTATTGAAACAGAGTATGAAACAAGTGCTTCTAATATCGCCTGTTCAACGGTTAATGAGGCTCGCGATAACGTTACAACACCTGCGGTAAGCTGTGGCCCTGGTGGTGCATACGGTGAAAACAACGATACTAACACGCAATATGCGTTAGATCTTGAATATACCATCGGCGATCACACGATAACAGCAGGTATTGAAAGCCAAGAACGCGATACCACACGCTTTAATATTCCAACAGGTCCTGATGGCGGTCACTCTTGGACGTATTATACAGTACAACCAGGCGCTTCAATTCAAGGCAATGATGGTGTTCTATTTACCAATACCAGCGATCAGCCGCAAGACTATGTGCGTGACCGTGTCTTTTCTAATGAAGAAAAAGGTGGTGGCTTTACCAGTGACATAAAAGCTTATTTCATTGAAGATGTTTGGACCCTAAGTGATGATCTCACGCTAACCTTAGGTTTACGTGTTGATGACTTCGAAAATACCGGCGTAACGGGTCGTGTTATTAGTTCATTCACGACTGATGTGGCACCTCGTTTAGGTTTTTCATGGGATCCGACAGGTGACGGTGAAAGTAAGCTGTTTGGTACGTTTGGCCAATATTATTTGCCAATAGCTAACAATACTATTTATCGCGCTGCTTCTGGGGTTGATGATAGAACGACTCACTATACCTTTACAGGCGTTGATCCAACAACGGGCGAGCCTATTGGTATAACACCGGTTAATGGCACTAAATCTAATTCAGAAGTCGTTAACTCAACAGCAACGTTCCCAGAAGAAAAAACATTTGTATCAAATAATGCCGAACCATTTTCGAAAATCGAATATATCTTAGGCTATGAAACAATGTTGTCTGATGAATACTCAATGCTAGTTAAAGGTACTTACCGCTATGTTGATTCAGCATTAGATGATTACTGTGGTCAATACTCAAACGCGCACTGTTTAATGATCAACCCAGGAAAAGATGCAATATTCTACACTGATGCTGACGATGATGGCTTAGCTGATACTGACACACCAGTTAAATATGATAATGCGACAACGGTTCAGTTACCAAAAGGTGAAAACAAGTATTACGCACTAGAAACAACCTTAAAATATAAAGTAGAAGACTTCTCATGGACAGCAAGTTATACGTGGTCACACAGTTATGGTAACTTCGAAGGTGCGGTTAAATCAGATAATGGTCAAACAGATGCTGGTGTAACCACTGACTTTGACTTCCCTGCATTAATGGATGGTTCTTACGGTAACTTACCGAATGATCGTCGCCATGTACTTAAGTTCTTCGGTAGTTATAATGTTACTGAACAATTTGTTCTTGGTTGGAATTCAACGTTAGCTAGTGGTCGCCCTCGTGGTATACAAGGTGGTAGCTACTGGAGTACAGATCAAGATCTATACGGAAGCTATGGCGATACTTACTACGTCACACAAGACGATGGCTCTATCACCTATCACCCTCGTGGTAGCAATGGCACAACCCCATGGACATTTAGATTAGATCTTTCAGCAAGTTATACGTTCAATGTCAAAGGCATTGACATGAGAGCTTCATTAGATATTTTCAATGTCTTAGACAATAGCCAACCTGTCAGTATTGTTGATAACTATGAAGGTATTGGCTGGACAGCGGGTGGTCGTAACCAATTTTATGGTGCACCGCTTGACTGGCAAACACCTCGATTTGCGACACTTAACTTTGAAGCACGTTTTTAA
- a CDS encoding threonine/serine exporter family protein → MSNLDEFHQKRRFIIRLGKALHKFGTPAYRLEAHLQSVSQFLGLYASFIVTPTSLTFILSDDEENQEYNHLVRVNPGDLDLGALARTDELVDELSSGQRTLTDAIERLDEIVNKPNPYGKVLTFFAFGASSGAFAMLMHTSWNDVFWSTILGLFVCLIVFWAEKSKRVTDMLEPISALLCALFASLITNYDPSINAPLVILSAVIALIPGLALTLGLSELAARNLISGTARVMDAIMVMFKLYFGAVLGMALGNKLWGVADYIEPLTLPDWTSWASVTVLSISLVILFKARKKDAPWGILSGYIAFSASLWGASYLGVALGAFVGAFALGIYSNLFSRIMNLPSSLVKILGLVVLVPGSKVYMGLNIAVSGQMILANTSDINSQAFLIFMSLVAGLIFANVVIPPRKSL, encoded by the coding sequence ATGAGCAACCTTGATGAGTTTCACCAAAAAAGACGATTTATTATTCGCTTGGGTAAAGCATTACATAAATTTGGTACCCCCGCTTACCGCTTAGAAGCTCACTTACAAAGCGTCTCACAATTTTTAGGGTTATATGCCAGCTTTATTGTTACTCCAACATCGTTAACTTTTATTCTTTCTGATGACGAAGAAAATCAAGAATATAATCACTTAGTGCGAGTAAATCCTGGCGATTTAGATTTAGGCGCCTTGGCGCGTACCGATGAGTTAGTGGATGAATTAAGTTCTGGTCAGCGAACATTAACTGATGCAATCGAACGGTTAGACGAAATTGTTAATAAACCCAACCCTTATGGAAAAGTGCTGACTTTTTTCGCGTTCGGCGCATCTAGCGGGGCATTCGCCATGCTAATGCATACTAGTTGGAATGATGTTTTTTGGTCGACAATTCTCGGCCTATTCGTTTGCTTAATTGTCTTTTGGGCGGAAAAATCTAAGCGTGTTACTGATATGCTAGAGCCAATATCTGCGTTACTTTGCGCATTATTCGCTTCATTGATTACCAATTACGATCCAAGTATTAACGCCCCTTTAGTCATTCTTTCTGCGGTTATCGCGCTAATCCCCGGTTTAGCACTAACGTTAGGCTTATCTGAACTTGCTGCACGTAATTTAATCTCAGGCACAGCACGAGTTATGGATGCCATTATGGTTATGTTCAAATTGTATTTCGGCGCTGTACTAGGGATGGCCCTTGGCAATAAGTTATGGGGTGTTGCTGACTATATTGAACCCTTAACACTTCCCGATTGGACCTCTTGGGCTTCAGTTACTGTGTTATCAATTAGCCTTGTTATTTTATTTAAAGCACGTAAGAAAGATGCGCCATGGGGCATACTCTCAGGCTATATCGCTTTTAGTGCTAGCCTTTGGGGGGCTAGTTATTTAGGTGTTGCATTGGGCGCATTTGTCGGAGCCTTCGCATTGGGCATTTATAGTAACCTGTTCTCACGTATTATGAATTTACCTTCCAGCCTAGTAAAAATTCTCGGCTTAGTTGTACTTGTGCCAGGCAGTAAAGTGTATATGGGCTTAAACATTGCGGTATCAGGTCAAATGATTTTAGCTAATACGTCAGATATTAATTCGCAAGCTTTTCTCATTTTTATGTCACTAGTTGCAGGGTTAATTTTTGCCAATGTGGTTATCCCTCCACGAAAATCTTTGTAG
- a CDS encoding methyl-accepting chemotaxis protein: MVNKLQFKLLIPIVGAGILAIMTVALFVGQLSKLGAITLIFILCLLQVAISYWFFNQQVGSRLEKLKRYLALVISVNEAPSGPLVDSGNDDLALMTQDLGGFIDNLSDVLAEIRRESVRLREGAGLLTSQISDAVIAVDQSSDQITQMANSIDNVASTSSMLSQNAAQVSDTTSEVLATLQHGTDSSSISQKTIANFAQEVTEMAHDLALLQEECARIGSVLDVIRGIADQTNLLALNAAIEAARAGEQGRGFAVVADEVRALAHRTQESTVEIQSMVEGLQEKSNNAVQSIAKGQALTQDSLTQSEEVVAALNKVGEVFKEVNNLTSQIAADTDEQQQATASINDNMATVVTLSQELHGALNNIAEHAERQKATSEDVDTTLNRVCV, translated from the coding sequence ATGGTGAATAAATTGCAATTTAAACTGCTTATTCCTATCGTTGGTGCAGGTATTTTAGCAATAATGACAGTAGCATTATTTGTAGGGCAGCTTTCTAAACTTGGTGCTATCACATTAATATTTATATTATGTTTATTGCAAGTAGCCATTAGTTATTGGTTTTTTAATCAACAAGTCGGAAGTCGTTTAGAAAAATTAAAACGTTATTTAGCTTTGGTAATTAGTGTTAATGAAGCACCATCTGGCCCACTAGTTGATTCGGGTAATGACGATTTAGCGTTAATGACACAAGATCTTGGTGGCTTTATTGATAACTTAAGTGATGTACTTGCTGAGATTAGGCGAGAATCAGTAAGATTAAGAGAGGGGGCAGGGTTATTAACCAGTCAAATAAGTGATGCCGTTATTGCTGTTGACCAATCTAGTGACCAAATTACGCAAATGGCTAATTCGATTGATAACGTCGCGTCTACATCATCGATGTTATCACAAAATGCAGCGCAAGTGAGTGATACTACAAGCGAAGTACTTGCCACCCTACAACATGGAACGGACTCTTCTTCAATAAGCCAAAAGACCATTGCAAATTTTGCCCAAGAAGTAACAGAAATGGCGCATGACCTAGCATTGTTGCAAGAAGAATGTGCACGAATAGGTTCAGTGTTAGATGTGATCCGTGGCATTGCTGACCAAACCAATTTACTTGCGTTAAATGCAGCGATTGAGGCAGCTAGAGCTGGTGAACAAGGTAGAGGCTTTGCTGTTGTCGCTGACGAAGTTAGAGCGCTTGCACACCGTACACAAGAATCAACCGTTGAAATTCAATCAATGGTAGAAGGTCTACAAGAAAAATCTAATAATGCGGTGCAATCTATTGCCAAAGGGCAAGCGCTTACTCAAGATAGCCTAACGCAATCGGAAGAAGTGGTTGCAGCTTTAAATAAAGTGGGTGAAGTATTTAAAGAAGTGAATAACTTAACCTCACAGATAGCGGCAGACACTGATGAACAACAACAAGCAACTGCATCTATTAATGATAATATGGCAACAGTTGTAACCTTAAGCCAAGAGTTACATGGTGCACTAAATAATATTGCAGAGCATGCTGAACGTCAAAAAGCCACATCGGAAGATGTAGATACCACGTTAAATAGGGTTTGCGTTTAA
- a CDS encoding class II aldolase/adducin family protein produces the protein MFDVPQLDLKNKVSPQEWQTRIDLAACYRLVALHGWDDLIYTHISARIPGSEHLLINAFGLAFEEITASNLVKIDINGNIVDQNCPFEINPAGFTIHSAVHQARHEEQCVFHLHTNETIAVASLQEGLLPLSQYAMFALASISYHDYEGLAVNADEKKRLQDNLGSANFMLLRNHGALTLGRTIGDAFMHMYDLTRACQVQLQIMSTGMKPILVDKSIVDGIKAQANIVHTGLTGGQKSWPAMLRRIYRLDPTFAS, from the coding sequence ATGTTTGATGTGCCACAACTTGATTTAAAAAATAAAGTATCGCCGCAAGAGTGGCAAACGCGTATAGATTTGGCGGCTTGTTATCGACTTGTTGCGTTACATGGCTGGGATGATCTTATTTATACCCACATTTCGGCTCGAATTCCTGGTTCTGAACACTTGCTGATTAACGCGTTTGGATTAGCGTTTGAAGAAATTACCGCGTCTAACCTGGTAAAAATTGATATTAACGGCAATATTGTAGACCAAAATTGTCCGTTCGAAATTAATCCTGCGGGTTTCACAATTCATAGTGCTGTACATCAAGCACGGCATGAAGAACAATGCGTTTTTCATCTTCATACCAATGAAACAATTGCGGTAGCAAGTTTACAAGAAGGTTTATTACCGCTGAGTCAGTATGCAATGTTTGCGCTTGCCTCTATCAGTTATCATGATTATGAAGGACTTGCGGTAAACGCCGATGAAAAGAAACGTTTACAAGATAATTTAGGTAGCGCTAATTTTATGCTGTTAAGGAACCATGGCGCTTTAACGCTTGGTCGCACAATTGGCGATGCTTTTATGCATATGTACGATTTAACAAGAGCATGCCAAGTACAATTACAAATAATGAGTACCGGCATGAAGCCTATTTTAGTGGATAAAAGCATAGTGGATGGGATCAAAGCACAAGCTAATATCGTGCATACAGGCCTAACCGGCGGTCAAAAATCGTGGCCAGCCATGTTAAGGCGTATCTATCGCTTAGATCCAACTTTCGCAAGTTAA
- a CDS encoding PilZ domain-containing protein gives MTTTNQDKHDQFNEFFSIAHNFTVNVTPLNDTQVTSYQSFLDAIPTPFLMASEISSLDQAALKPLQALSGVAGQLIDYLNHQARKIDLLMDYIVQQQDESNKRYQGVSFGGGGFTFVCDQPFTIGTFIEVKLFIPTDNCAIYCYGEIINHTAQPDNETTSTQQEYQVVYHFIRDEDRDALVRASLHKQSKDLQALAAKRRQKEAE, from the coding sequence ATGACAACAACAAATCAAGATAAACATGACCAATTTAATGAGTTTTTTTCTATTGCTCATAATTTCACCGTTAATGTTACCCCATTAAATGACACACAAGTGACGAGTTATCAGAGTTTTTTAGATGCAATACCTACCCCCTTTCTTATGGCTTCTGAGATATCAAGTTTAGATCAAGCAGCCTTAAAGCCTTTGCAAGCACTCAGTGGTGTTGCGGGTCAACTAATAGATTACTTAAACCATCAGGCACGAAAAATTGATTTATTGATGGATTATATTGTTCAGCAACAAGATGAAAGTAATAAGCGATATCAAGGAGTTAGTTTTGGTGGTGGCGGGTTTACCTTTGTTTGTGATCAACCATTTACCATTGGTACATTCATCGAGGTTAAGCTATTCATCCCAACTGACAATTGCGCCATTTATTGTTACGGAGAAATTATTAATCATACCGCTCAACCTGATAATGAAACGACTTCTACGCAACAAGAATACCAAGTGGTTTACCATTTCATTCGTGATGAAGATAGGGATGCATTAGTGCGAGCAAGTTTACATAAACAAAGTAAAGACTTACAAGCACTTGCGGCAAAAAGAAGACAAAAAGAAGCCGAATAA
- a CDS encoding outer membrane protein assembly factor BamE — MLFRILTLIALLGLSACTGWIYRIDMPQGNFLEQKDIDKLQLGMTKEQVKFVLGTPVVTDSFDNNVWHYVYRFKSGRSESLNKDRKFIVTFEENKLKTASGDFELPESFYTPIVN; from the coding sequence ATGTTGTTTCGAATTTTAACGTTAATTGCTTTATTAGGGTTGTCCGCTTGTACAGGTTGGATTTATCGCATAGATATGCCTCAAGGTAATTTTCTTGAACAAAAAGATATTGATAAATTGCAATTAGGTATGACTAAAGAGCAAGTAAAATTTGTACTAGGTACACCTGTAGTAACAGATTCGTTCGATAATAATGTTTGGCATTATGTATATCGCTTTAAGTCAGGTAGAAGTGAGTCTTTAAATAAAGATAGAAAATTCATCGTCACATTTGAAGAAAATAAATTAAAAACGGCAAGCGGTGATTTTGAATTACCTGAAAGTTTTTATACCCCTATCGTTAATTAA